TCCGGGATCTTGTACAGCAGGATTGCCCCAGAACACATGATGCATGGGGCCAGGGTCGTATAGAGTGTGCATTCTTTGTAGAAAGACGCCGGGTGGCGGCCCGAATTCGAAAGAGCATCCATCTCTCCGTGCAGGATCGGATCGCCCTTCTGGACCCTTCGGTTATGTCCCCTTCCGACGATTTCTCCGTTTCGAACAAGAACGGCGCCGATCGGGATGCCTCCTTCGCTTCGTCCGGCAAGTGCCTCTTCATACGCGGCCCGCAT
The sequence above is a segment of the uncultured Methanocorpusculum sp. genome. Coding sequences within it:
- a CDS encoding nucleoside deaminase; the encoded protein is MDQYMRAAYEEALAGRSEGGIPIGAVLVRNGEIVGRGHNRRVQKGDPILHGEMDALSNSGRHPASFYKECTLYTTLAPCIMCSGAILLYKIPEVVIGEDVNYPGETTFLRSRGVKVTILNNEEIIRMMKTFIEENPTVWNEDISEEV